The following coding sequences are from one Ctenopharyngodon idella isolate HZGC_01 chromosome 17, HZGC01, whole genome shotgun sequence window:
- the erg28 gene encoding ergosterol biosynthetic protein 28 homolog, translating to MSRFLNVLRSWLLMVSVIAVGNTVQSFRDYSFLSEKLYTGTPDYVNGLQARTFGIWTLLSSIIRCACAVDIQNRTLYHVTLWTFVLALGHFLSEAFIYKTAPLTIGVMAPLIVASVSIVGMLIGFQCIVEPQEVVGARQKKRN from the exons ATGAGCCGCTTTCTGAATGTGTTGAGGAGTTGGCTGCTCATGGTGTCTGTGATCGCAGTGGGAaacacagtgcagagcttcAGAGATTACAGCTTCCTGTCCGAGAAACTCTACACCGGCACACCGGATTATG TAAACGGTCTTCAGGCGAGAACCTTTGGCATATGGACCCTCCTGTCCTCCATCATCCGCTGCGCCTGTGCCGTTGACATCCAGAACCGAAC GCTTTATCACGTCACCCTGTGGACATTTGTTCTGGCTCTCGGCCACTTCTTGTCTGAAGCATTTATCTATAAAACCGCTCCTTTGACCATTGGAGTCATGGCACCGCTGATTGTAGCAA GTGTCTCTATCGTGGGCATGTTGATTGGCTTCCAGTGTATCGTTGAGCCTCAGGAAGTGGTGGGAGCTCGTCAGAAGAAGAGGAACTGA